gtggtaccgcttgacacaaagtttaagacaaaaaaaagtgaagatttttgaaatttgtgttttaaaatatttgtggGTCTacaaatcatctcattaaaggcaaaaattgaatttttaagttaaattgtttttaattataaaaaagtaaaattctTTTGTAGGCCGACTAAAAAGTAATAGGTGTCCCAATTTTGATATACTTTTAGTCTGTTGCTGTAGTTGTTATGGTGAAATGTGGAATTTTGTGAAGCTTTGttgttggttttaaattttgtgcTGAGCAGTTATTTGGTCTTTGATATTATTTGATTTGGCCTATTTTTTACTGAGTTTCAACAATATTTTGCGTTCCAGTATGACGAATCGGAGAATTTGCCATTATTTTGTTCTGAGGACTCTATTTGTGCTATTGCTTATTTGAATTTTGTGTGTAATATTTTTTGCTGGAAGTTGCATTGTGCTTCTTGTTTATGTGTGTATTTATAGGTTTGTAAATTGTATATCAATATAAAACCAGAAACTTACACTCTTAGGCTCGTTTATTGTGTATAAACTTATAGGTTTTAATTTCGGGATAAGTTATGTCGGGATTAATTAGTATACCCTCAAGGTGGAATAAAATAAGGCTACAATTCCGGATAACTAATCTCGGGATTTGTTATTCTgaatttttattccaaccaaatATAGGATAAGGAGGAACAAAAATTTATCCCGGTATTATTTTTGGTTATCCTTCACACCAAACGACCCCCATAGGTTGGGAGTTCAAGTCATCACCCAATATAAGGATATTCCTTGAATGAACATTTCCATTGTGACTTGAACTCTCTTTATCTTATTTGGTATGCTAAAGTTTCTGGTTTTATACTGATATACAATTTGTCTTAAAACCTATAAATACACACATAAACAAGAAGCACAATGCAACTTCCAGCAAAAAATACTACAcacaaaattcaaataaacaaTAGCACAGATAGAGTCCTCACATCATAACAGTGGCAAATTCTTCCTATATTAACAACCTCGATTTGTCATACTGGGAACGCAAAATATTGTTGAACCTCAGTAGAAAATAGGCCAAATCAAATAATATCAAAGACCAAAAAACTGCTcagcacaaaatttaaaatcaacAACAAAGCATCACAAAATTCCACATTTCACCATAACAACTACAAGAACAGGCTAAAACTATACCCCtcagtcccaatttatgtgacctATTACTTTTTAGTCCGTCCCCAAAAGAATTTCaccttttttataattataagtgAAGGGATTTTACCATAGGAGTACTACCTGCTCTTGTCTTTATGTTGTTTGGATCCTAAAGTTTTAGTCTTTTAAATTTATTCTTGATGTATGTTTGTcttaataattttgttttggCATTGGATGTGAAGTTTATTTAGTTATACTAATGTTTAACTACCATGATTTAGAAAAGTAAGTCTAGGAATATAAGTTTTATGGTAGAAAGTTTTAAGCTTGAGAACTGGATCACAGTTTAAAAATGTAGCTAGTTAAATATCCTCTATCAGGTACTCAGTTCTGGTCCATGATAAAGAGAAATGAGAAATAGGATACTTAAATAAGTCCTCCTTTGGACTGATTTTGTGTTTGTTCCAAATCGGGGGACCATTTTAGATTGCTAGCTTATTCAAGACATTTGTGGATCACCTTTCTGGATTGCTGGTTGGTCGGTGCAAGTTGCTGCTGCATTTCATAGTCTTGAATTGTTCTCTAGAGTATGCATCTTAGCCGGTCTGTCCAATAGCTAGGAACCCCACCCCCTTATACTTGTATGCAGctgcagtggcggagccaggattttggCGAAGGATGTGCAAATTTTCTTCTCACTTATGTTAAGGGTGTGCAAAATTAAATCTATACTCATAATACATAAGATTTAACGTATGTACACCACGTAATTTCCGGCGAAGGGTGTGCACTTGACCACCCTTCGCCTAAGGTGGCTCCACCCATGTGCAGCTGCAGCTTGGAAATGCTGCGATTGTAATTTTTGTTAGTCTGGTCCAAAATCATCTCAACTCTACTTTCTAAAGTAGAGTTATGGAGTTTAAATGCTTTTTACACTGCATTGGTTGGGTGGAATGTGTGGATGCTGGTTCTTATTACATATGGCTGGTAGATGTAAAGAATATGGCTCTGGTTCTCACTTTCCAGTGATATTATCAATTGTTTGTTTGTGTGTACTAGTTCTATTTatgaaagtgaaattttttttgattgaTAAGGTTTAAGTGAACATGAAAGGGAACTTCAAGTAGCACTTTGTGCATCTATTGTTGGTTTTAGCTCTCCTTGGCTTCGACCAGTATTGGATTGTGGACACTgtttatttgaataaatttgATTGGTTATTTAGTTTTGAATTATTAGACTTGTGGACAATGCATTAAACAATATTGATAGTAGAGTAAATTCAAATATCAAAAGAAGTACGCAgcaacatgaaaaaaaaaatagaagcgTGATTAAGTTGGGTTAAGAAAATATCTTATGTCAATACAATTTGTTTTGCATCCTCCTCCTGTTCTGCATCataaaaatgatttatatgtagctttaataaattatttcttttttatggaATTTTACCATTTTTGATGCCATAAGATCAAAATttctaatgaaaataaatagaaGTTCTAATCCTTTTCTCGATTCAAAACTATGCTTTTGATTCTTCTATTTTGGAGACATCCTCAGAAAGCTATAAAGGATAATTTTTTATACAGTTAGGTCAGTCAAAATATAATTCGAGGTAAGAATTTTTAATATGTGAGACTTGTAATTCTTTAAAACCGGTTATATGCTaaagatgatttaatgatgtatAAAATTTCTTATATTATCGGTGTATATAATTTTAATCGTCATATAATAATGACACCAGAGGTCGTGCAAATCGTTGAGCCACACAGTTCTATTTGGTGGATTTCCCAGCTTGCAGTTTGGTCTCAGTTTTAGAACAATAAGTCAGACCCACCTTGATTTGCTATTAATTGGTTTTATTCAGCAGCCTCTTTTGAATTAATCTTGCAGTTCGCGTAGTTGTCGGCAGCATATAAAAATTGACGGATTAATATCACGTATTCACGTATTAATCATAAAAAAAGTGTAAAACTATAGTTGTGGATACTAAAGTGAttgaattttattaatataacaGTATGGTTACCAAAGTTTTTGTCACATTAAAGTAATCGTAATAAGAGCAGGAAATTTGTCAACTATAATGGCAAGTCACCTTGATAAATATCTCATGAACTGAATTTTACTCACTGTAATAATAAGATCACAAAACTGCCATTAAAACAGTAACTTCACCTTGTTGGATAAGCTTTAATCGTTACAAGACTTATAGCGATAAAATCTAGTGACTTTACTGTACAAAGAGTATAGTAACTTTACCCTTATAATGTGTAAAGTTTACTTGATTTATTGCAACAAAAAGTACCTTTCCTAATTTTAATATTAGTGACCCGTAGCGTCCTTGATGATTTCGTCATTGTGCCTGGTCTTCAGGAACGCGGACACAGGTAGTGCATGGCTTTTTTCGCCCACATGTCGCCACACGGGGGAATTGTGACCTCTCGGGAGAATCGATGACCGCATACAAAGGATGCCAGCGTTATCCGGAATGATTGGGCGTAAAGCGTCTGTATTCTGATGTCCTAGGCGTAGAGGAACCACACCAATCCATCCCGAACTTGGTAGATTGATATTCCAATCTCCATTTTGCAAGTTCGTTATTACGGGTAGtttctatcttctttttttaccAGAAAAACCCGAACTATATAAATAGCCTCAGGGCTATGGAACAAAGGATTATCTCGTCTTTTTAACGCCCTTCCTCGTCTCTGGGTGCCTAGGGATCCACCGTATGTATATGGGTACAATTATCTCCTCTCCCAGGGTTCCCTCATCAAAGATCTCTGGGGAAAATGATACCATGAGCGCTTTAGGGCACAAAATAAAATCTATTCCAAACATATATGCCATGGTTCCttactttatatttttgtaGGTTATGTGTAGGTTATGTGTGGCTGAGCCGCTGAAGTTCCTTCTATAAGTTTGTAGGTTGGGAGGGGTTCTGAGGTCATTACAGTGATATATGTAAAATTTTGCACAAATAACACCGGACTATTTATCACAATGCAACTTATTGTGGTGATTTTAAgattttactttttgtttcaaactATTTTTGAGCGGTATCAACCGACATTGTGTATTTAGAAAACATATTATTTACACTAATAAAGGGTGTCTGTACCACTCGTTTTTTGCTTTGTCTGTTGATAGGCTATTTTCAAGGAAATTTCCATGGAGCTCCTCCTCCTTCAGTATGGTGACAGTAATACTGAGTGATTGTTTGTATCAACACAGGAATATTGACTATGCTCGTCTTATAACCTGTCTAAGAAATTTCTTTTTCAACCAAGAATATGattgtatgttgtgttatgttatCAGCCTACGCGCCAGTTTAATATAGGACTTATACAATTGTTGTTGCAGAAAACCTTATTATTACTCCCACTGCTAGTTGATGTATGCAACTTAAGATTCCTTCTAAAAGCATGTTGAATCAGGTAATAGTTCTGGAACTTATAATATTGCAGCTATAACTTTAAGTTTCTTTGTGATAGGGATCAAAGGGAGATGTTGAATGCCCATGGGTAACCGAGGTGAGAAAGCGGCTGCCAACTTGGATAGGTTTTCAATTCAGACAGTTAGATGTGCAGCAGACGTTAAGGTGGTTGAAAAGAAGGCATTGGAGCAAACTGAAAAAGGAGTTACTAGTTGCAGTTTTTGGGGCTATGATTTACCATACCTGGCAGGCTATAAGAACTGGAAAATATTCAAAGATATCAATGTAAATAGCAGCTTTGTCATAAGTCAGATGAAGAAAGAGATGAGAGATAGACTGGTTACACTACATAGATCAAGAAATGCAGGGAGGAACCAATACTTgatacataaaatttgtaattagTGCTTGTCATATAATTTGTAATTAGTGCTtgtgtcctttttttttttttttttttttttttttttggttttaattgAGGCCTAGGACTTCCTGGAAGGTGGTTGTAGTCCTAGGTGCTCTTTAGGTCGCAAATATTTGGTTGTTAATGGCAATATTCACAGTTgttaccacaaaaaaaaaaaaaaaaacttgaagtttcttgttttgtaaaaatttgtttattaaaaaaaattgctgtCTATCTTTCCCTTTGTGAGGAAGGCCATTTAAGTGTGTCAATAATCAGAACATAGTTTAGAAACAAGAACCAGCGTCAAGTCTGGTATGTTATCAATCTTCACAATCTTGATAGTTTTTACTATTTTGTTCTGCAAAACTGGTTCAAGTGTCACCAGAAAACATTGGTCATTTAGGCATTATTCCAGATGAGAAAATGGCCCAAGACTTTGGTTCCTAATAATTGCATAGTATATAAGTGAAGGATACAATCGCAGGTCCACCGAGTTTCGAACTGCACATTAGCTGAGCCTCGAAAATACCTCAGTTATCAAAAGTTAATAATAATAGAAGTTTTGAACTGTGTGAGTCAGAACATGAAAATTCAGAAATGCAAGCACTTCCGCTCAGGAAAAAGGTGAATCATGTCATCACAAGTACAGTTCAACAATGAGCTAACAGAAATAGTAAGTTAATTGAACAAACCGTGAAGCATCCTTGTCTATTTACAGAAAACCAAGAAAGGGAAGGTCCAAGCACATGAAAAACGGGTGATTAATTCAACAACAAACATACCTACTACAATTTAACTGGGCGTTAGTTCAGTAACTAACGCACACAGGGTTAGTGCAATCGCCAATCCGAACACCTCAATACTTCTTGCAGAACCTGCACGATCCAGTCTACCAATCATTACACGTGACAGGACGCAATGCTTCATCAGTAATTCTTAGGGTTTCCAGAAATGAGATATTGCCTATATATTAAAGAGAAGTTAATAGAAGCATTGGATAGTCGTTTTTACGTGACAttaaatgatgattttttttcgAGAAAATGGTTACAGCAGAAGCACCTGTTGTCTAATCATTCGCAGGCAATTTTGGTGTCAAAGCTGCTGAGGCAGATTGCGAACGCCTGAAATGCAGATATAGGATACTGATAATCCATGGTGAACACATCTTCTCCCACTTTCCCAAATTGGAGAATAACATTCTCATGTTCCTGTCCAGCTCCATCCCCCAGAGAAGCAACTAGCTGAAAGTTTTTTACAGAAGCAACTGTCACCCGGCCATTGAAGTTAAGACACCAGCATTGGAGTTGCTCGTGCCACCTAGGAGCCTTGTTCTTCAAAGTTAGTACTTCATCTTTTTGACTGGGTAAAGGTCCGGATGGGAAATTATCCATGCGAGTTGATTTTGACCTAAAAAAGGGGATGGAGGGGAAGGAATCTATATTCACAGGAACAAATTCTGTTTGCGTAGGGGCTACACCCCCAGGTTCAATAGAAGAAGCCGGAATTGCGTCCATGACACACAGCATCCTCCTCGGTCCCctgaaaaaaaatacattttatttCAATTTGCAAGTGAAAGACAACCAACCTTCTTCAATCGGTAAAAAAGTAGCTATTCTGTTTTCAAACTTTAAGGGTGTGTCCGAACTCCGgtgtggaggaaaatattttccaatttcccATGTTCGGTTGGTCACAagttttggaaaatgttttctctagggaaacaagttccacaagtgGCATTTCATATTGATTATGTCCTCCCCACTCTCCAACACACCTCAGCTTCACCCCACATCCGTAGCCCCCATCCCCACCACCCCACACCAATGCttttaagataatatttttcGCTTACGTACAGAACACAAGAAATTAAGTAAGAAACCCACTTAtttgcaagaaaaatattttccttcatactgAACACACCATAAAAGTGTAATATTCATACGACACCAAAAACCTATTAACTTAATCTGGGATTTCCTGTTTTGGGTTggtacaaagaaaaaaataattactttttAGTATGAACTGAACGAAATATCCActtattttttgggtttttagaGGAGTGAATTGGAATTCAAGTAACTTCTATTTTAAAGTAGTTAACGATCCTTTTAAAGGACTAAACATCATTTATGGATACCAGCAGGTTAGGCATACGAAGTTTATTTCCTTAATTGGACATCCCTGAAGATAAAAGCACACAAAAAGAACTATCTCTTACCTAGACCCCAGGACATTCAACTCGTATGAAATGTGAGCTACAGGATAGTTGCCGGCAGGTATTCTTGGAGAGACTTGTTTCATTCCAACAAACCTAGTAGAGCGGCATTTACTGACTTTAGCTCCTCCTGCATTAGAGGGTTGCGCATCATAGATAGTGAACTTGGTCCCAAGGAAGTTGGATCTGTTACAAAGTTCAGAGGAGAACATAGTCAGCAAGAAGACTATAAAGTAGTAAATGACATAGAAGTGTGACAAACCTCAGCTTCCCGATGTAGGTGCTGCTACCCTTAGAAACATCTTCAGCATTTAAAGAAATGATGTAATCTGTGCATGTTGCCCTTCTACATTTCCGAGCAGCAAGAAGGAATTTACCATCATCGTTAGAAGCTGTATGACAAGTAGTGAATGTCAGTGCAAGATCATATAACCTGAATAATGTAGGGATATTTGCATTTTTGGCCCATCGGCAGAAATTAATTACGggcgctagccaaaatatataaaacatatacactgatcatgtatatatatttatacttattaTACAGaattctcttgagccgagggtctttcggaaacagcctccctacattgtagggataaggtctgcgtacactttgcCCTCCCtggaccccacattgtgggatttcactgggtacgttgttgttgttgttgttgttatacagAACATAACGTTGGCTATTATCTTTAGGGCGGCCCAAAAAGGCAATTCTCCCAATAATTTAAGCAAAGATATCCTATATAGGAGCAGGTATAAGCAAATGAAGCCTCTGAGGCTGTGATTGCACCAAAAGATACactgaaaaggaaaagagagcAAAATTACAACATCTAGAAAGAAAGAAGTGAAAATGAATAAATGCTTATTCACCTTCATTTAAATTAAGGTAGAGGTGATATGTCTGAGAGCTGCGGTTCCTTCTGATGAAACATTGAACAAGATTGTCTCTAGGACCAGGCTGCAGGAAGAGGAAAAGTGATTATTCATTAAATTgtgcaaaaaaataaagattgtTCTAATTTGCATACGTTAACTGGGAAAGGGAAATGGGTATATAGGAGAAACGTAAATGTTAGAGaacaatatataataatataactACATAAATCTAATCATGCTCAAAGTGGTATGAGCATCAAATACAAGTAAATTAACGCTTAGATGATAACAGCCGGAAATAGTATAAGCATTCAGTAGTAATTCCACCATACATAGCAGCTACCAGTCTTTGCAAAATATCAttccaaaaatcttcttttaggttgacaatttttttcagtccttggtatatatacttagcATTTTGTATTCATATGCTATTGTCAAATCTTCTCATGGCTGTTACAATAATGTCCCGTCTGTTTGTTCTCTATCTCCTCCTACCCTCCCCCCTTTTGAGTGCATTGAATGCACAATCAGTGAAAAGTTTTTATTTAGCCAAAGTTAAATATTGTAGAACACAGGACCTTCCAAATGCACTCTAAAGTTCCAATTGGAGTCACTCTTTCTAAAATAGACAAGATCAATCCTTAGAAGGAAGTTGAGAATGACTTCCACACTACTTCAGGAGAATCTTCACTCAAGTGCATACGAACCCAGTAGTTTGCAGGTTTATAAATGTTTATGTTGATGGTCATAGCAATTACCAAGATACGCAcgaatccctttttttttttctagcaaCTAACACAGGTGCTTAACGGCAATTATAACGAACATTACCAAGAGTTAAGCATAGCATAAGAAATTAGAAATACGTATGAATGTAATAAAGGTTAAAAGATCTGCTATTTCTTGCTGAAAATAAAGGTTACTTAGATTAACAGATGCGGTGAGGATTTATGAGGGTACTATATGGTCAAACTAGGTTACAATTGTTAGAAATAGCTATTTGCTTTGATATTTCAATTCGAGTAACCACCCCTTCCAAACAACAAGAGTataatttgtcttatttttgcTCCCTGTGACTTTCTAATCTTTATGAGTTCTTTCATACTTGCACTCAATCAGGTATCCTATATCATTTGCATATCCAAATCCTCAAGGGGGTGACTGAGTGGTTGAGCATAGGAGTAACAGCCTAGAGATCCCAAGTTCAAATCCTAACTACAACACTCAGTTTGACCTCTTTTGAAGGCTGAAGCAGGACGATTACCAGCACTCGTGCTTGCAGCGCTCAACCATTCAAACTAGTAAAACTTTGAGTTCATTCAAACGGGAACTTGGGCTTAACAAAAGTTGTTCCATAGTCAAACCCTAAGTGGCCAAAGTTTCAGATGTAAAAAGCAGGTCAGAACAAGATCACATTATATGTTATATGGAATACAATGTGTGAGCTTTACTACACTTTCATTTCTCCTTCAGGATCAGCTGCCCCCAGAACCATGCGACATTTCCCTATTAATTAGCCTTGCTTTTCTAACAACAGTAGATATAAACATCCATTATACGGTTCATCCCCAATGCAGAGAACTACCTTCAATCAAACTAACAAATAGTAAAACAACGAGTTCTCCTAGAACTATGTAATGTACACCACAAAAACGCAAACGCATACACTGGAACACtaatattcattaaattcaaGAGCCGAACCTGCTTCAAGGAGATGGGGAACGTCAATTTCCCACAAATTTCAGGTGTTTTAACaatttctttcattatttctctCCAACTCCTACAAACACCAGCACAAGCAACCACATGTTTCCTCGGCCTCCAATCAGAATCAGATGCCTCAATCCTCATTAGGACATCTCTCAATAGCTCAGGAGGCATATTAGCCCAACAACTTTGCCTTAAAGCATCTAATGTTGTCACAGTACAATCCTGAACCACCCTATGTGACCTAGACCGAAATCCTTTACGGGAAATGCTCCCAAACTCACCTCTCATATCCTGAATCATACTCCTGAAGGACATTTTATCACCTAATACCTCGCTAGATAATAACTATACAACACTGGTTTCAAACTCCTTAACAATGAACTTCAAAGAAGTTCAAAGAACATCtctttctataattagaaaccAAAAAGTAAAACCCAATCCAACCTAGACCTTTTCAAGAATCAATCTTGGATGGGAATTTTGTACCAGACCCAAAATCCACCTAAAAATACCTGTTTCTTGGTAAGCCCCAGATAAACAAAAGTCAGCTCTGTGTTGTACAATTAACCATAAACATAGACCAAAATTGATAATCAGCCATCTATAAAACTAAAGCTCCAATCTTTGATAACTAAAAATCAAATCTTTGATAAGAAAAAGCTCCAGTCTTTGATAAAAAGCTAATCTTGGATAAAATAGAGAAACCCCACCAAAATGTCCCACCTAAAGATGAAACTAAACATACCCAAGTTGCATTTCTACATCTATGGATCCATAAGAATGAATCTAGACCATCAATTCAAGATTTGATAAGGAAGTGATCCATGATTAGTGGCTAGCTATACAGATCTAAAAATGGTACATTGAATGTTTCCTAAAAGGGAAAGCTAAAACGTATACTAGAATTTCAGGTTTGAACATCATATGGGATTTAGAGGACTCTGTAGGAGTAGATAGAGCTGAATTATAGGGGGTTAGGGTTGGTAGTAGGTTTGTTTGGTTGAAAAGCAAGAAAATTCTTCTTTAGTTTTTGGGCTTCACATACACACAGACAAGATGTGTTGGTAAGTGCACTGGACTTTTGTTTTGTCTCACATAAACATTGGATCATCTCTGACACCTTCAAACCGGGTTTGGTTCTTGTTTGGATGGATTCTTGGACATTGAGTTATTTGGGTAGGATACTATGCAGCACAATATCCAAATTAATcaaggatttaagttatatatatacagtacTTAATAAATTGATAGATATTTATTATTTAGATGCTGAGATGAGGAAGAATACAGTAATGATAAATGCTTCAAGatattaagaataaatagagatttttcaattttcttttggaTCTTAACACTTATCCTTCGCTCTGGATTCATTGCCCCCGCCCTTGCTTAAGGATTCCGCTCTTCGagattttctttattcttttttcgtTAAAACAAATACAACTAAAAAAGACTGTTAGGAATTTAGACTGACGGCATACCTGAGCACTCATGCCTGCAGACTCCTCGATTCTCTTTCTACGACTACTCTGAAAACAAAAGCCTCACTACTCAATGGCTTTCGATCTTCTTGAAATATTGTTAAATTGATTATTACACGTAAACCGACACCAGAGATTGGTTGATGTATGCTAGCTGGCGTCTAGCAAGGAAGAAAACTTAAAGTCGGCAATAAAGTCTGGAGTCGGAGCATCAGGACAAGAGTTGTGCTCACATGATAAATTCGGAAAAGGGAAGTTCAACTCTATGAGACCGAATCTGCTGTTATTCTTCAGTTAGAGGTTGTATTATAAAAGATTACTATCCTTTACAATTAACTATTAATGTTTGTACATTCAAAtctctctataattgtcattcgttataataacatttcactataatgACCTGATTTTCTTCgaaaccgatttttcatgttatattttacttctctatgaTAACATTCTACCTATAACAGCAATAGCATTCATTATACCGGTACATTCTTtataaaattacctctctataataaCCATATTCAAATATtgtaataataaatttattatgtataaaaataaaatattaaaatatttatggtaatcatcAAGAGAAAGCTATTGAATTGGGACAAAAATATTCGTCAATTCAAGtgttatattatcactaagagactGAAGTTTACGAAACAACCTACAATTGCAGAATCCTTACGTCaaaattgaaatatttaaatcTTCAGTTAATCTTAAATGCACATGTctcttatattttaattcttaTCGATGCGTTACAACTACTTCAATTTCTAATTAATGAAACATGAAAATCAAtcgagattttaaaattaactagcattttttgtttgtttataacataaaagttatagaaaattattatgcgtatttttgtttataacagctaaatgagatACAAACATCAAATGCCAATATACGTACATAACATCACCTCAGTGTAGCAGCCATGAAAATTTCGGACAAACGCTGCCATTATAGAGGGGTTTGACTGTATAGATAAATCAAGTATACTTACTACTTTTGACAAGTTATTAATATACTCTTAGTATAAAATCGTTTATATCAAGTTAAATATTTActactatttattatttcttacaAGTTATTAATATGCTATTAGTATAAAAAGATACTTATAATTGTCTGATAGTAATTTTCTTATCTTGTAAACTagctttatttgtttttctctttgAACTTAATATTGGATCGttagtgtcacgccccaaatttGAAGAGGCATGGCCGACACCCGGTGTCCCACtcggcccgagcgaaccactctgaATCTGTATATCTAGAGGGGTAACCCTCAACTTAGGCCAATAGGGCCTATCTTCAAACAAACAATACCATCAAAGCCGACAAGGTCACACTCTGAATGTATATAAAGACTGATTATCTCATCTGAACGGGGCACACAAatcccaaacatatatataactgagcaagccgacgagACTGCAATGAACGTACACAACCAACAGTGTCTAAAAAAGACATACTATATACCAGACTCATCTACAAGCCTTTACAAGAGCATAACTATATCAtggtcgggacaaggccccggcCTACCCATCATATCTGTAACACACAAAAGAGACTCCAAAATTAGACCTGGCAACTCTGGATAAgcggagctcaccaatcagctgatatcTGGTCCCGCCTACGGGGGAGGTCTATCTGTCTGTCTATCAATACCTGCAGGCATCAATGCAGCGTCCCCGGcaaaagggatgtcagtacgaaacaatgtactgagtatgtaaggcaacaaaataattgaaactgaaactgaacgaATAAGTATAATAATCTGGAGGCCAAGGAATACCCTGAAATGTCTCACATGATTTGTCTCATGTGAAATGCAATatagtaataatatatatatatatatatatatatatatctcattgACCAAGTGA
This portion of the Lycium ferocissimum isolate CSIRO_LF1 chromosome 1, AGI_CSIRO_Lferr_CH_V1, whole genome shotgun sequence genome encodes:
- the LOC132048684 gene encoding tubby-like F-box protein 3 isoform X1 yields the protein MSFRSMIQDMRGEFGSISRKGFRSRSHRVVQDCTVTTLDALRQSCWANMPPELLRDVLMRIEASDSDWRPRKHVVACAGVCRSWREIMKEIVKTPEICGKLTFPISLKQPGPRDNLVQCFIRRNRSSQTYHLYLNLNEASNDDGKFLLAARKCRRATCTDYIISLNAEDVSKGSSTYIGKLRSNFLGTKFTIYDAQPSNAGGAKVSKCRSTRFVGMKQVSPRIPAGNYPVAHISYELNVLGSRGPRRMLCVMDAIPASSIEPGGVAPTQTEFVPVNIDSFPSIPFFRSKSTRMDNFPSGPLPSQKDEVLTLKNKAPRWHEQLQCWCLNFNGRVTVASVKNFQLVASLGDGAGQEHENVILQFGKVGEDVFTMDYQYPISAFQAFAICLSSFDTKIACE
- the LOC132048684 gene encoding tubby-like F-box protein 3 isoform X2, yielding MSAQPGPRDNLVQCFIRRNRSSQTYHLYLNLNEASNDDGKFLLAARKCRRATCTDYIISLNAEDVSKGSSTYIGKLRSNFLGTKFTIYDAQPSNAGGAKVSKCRSTRFVGMKQVSPRIPAGNYPVAHISYELNVLGSRGPRRMLCVMDAIPASSIEPGGVAPTQTEFVPVNIDSFPSIPFFRSKSTRMDNFPSGPLPSQKDEVLTLKNKAPRWHEQLQCWCLNFNGRVTVASVKNFQLVASLGDGAGQEHENVILQFGKVGEDVFTMDYQYPISAFQAFAICLSSFDTKIACE